ATCTCCTCTGTCAAATCCCACTCATCCCAATTAATATCGGATATGTAGGTGTCCCCATCCATTGTTTCATGGATCCGGGTGACGATGAGTCGATCCGCATAGGGAAGAAATTCCTCATATACCTTGGCACCGCCAATGACGAACAATTCCTCTTCTTTTGCGAGCTCAACACCCTCAATAACCGAATGAATCACCTCTGCACCTGGCAGCTCTAGCTCTTGTCGAGTAAGCACGATATTTCTGCGATTAGGCAGTGCTCTGCCCCTGAGGGAATCCCAGGTTTTACGGCCCATGATGATGGGGTGCCCAGTCGTCTGGGATTTGAAGAAATCCATATCTTTCGGAAGCCGCCAAGGCATGCCATTGTCCTTGCCAATTACACCATTCGCGCTCATGGCCCATATCATCGTAATCCCCATGGTACACCTCCTATTTTAATCACACAGACACCTGCGCCTTAATCGCCGGATGATGCTCATAATTCTCAAACTCAAAATCTTCATATTTATAATCGAAAATAGAATCGGGCTTGCGTTTAATAACCAGCTTCGGCAATGGGTACGGCTCACGTGCCAGCTGAGTGTTCACTTGCTCCAAATGGTTCAAATAGATATGAACATCTCCACCTGACCATACGAAGTCGCCAACTTCAAGATCACATTGCTGTGCGACCATATGTGTTAGAAGTGCATAGCTTGCAATATTAAACGGCAGTCCCAGGAAGGTATCCACCGAGCGCATCGTTAACATGCAGGACAGCTTGCCCCCGGCTACATAGAATTGGAACACAAAATGGCACGGTGGCAGCTTCATGTGCTCAATCTCGGCTACGTTCCAGGCACTGACGATATGTCTTCTCGAATCCGGATTATTTTTAATTGAATCAATGACATTCGCAATCTGGTCAATAAACTGTCCATCTGGAGTCTCCCAGGCTCTCCATTGTGAACCATATACAGGTCCCAAATCTCCATTCTCATCGGCCCATTCATCCCAGATACGGACCCCATTTTCTTTAAGATAACGGATATTCGTATCGCCGCTTATAAACCATAGCAGCTCATGTATGACGGATTTAAGATGAATACGCTTGGTTGTAACAAGCGGAAATCCCTTCGACAGGTCAAACCGAAGTTGACGTCCAAATACAGAGATTGTACCTGTTCCGGTGCGATCTTCCTTTTTGACTCCATGCTCTAAAATATCTCTAAGCAGCTCTTGATAGTCTTTCACAGCAATCCTTGCCCCTTTCTTAAGTAACCATTCCATAAAGGTATTATGAATGGGATTGACTATTATAACAGTTTACCATGTGAAACCAGGTCAGTCAGCAGAAAAAAAGAGGCAAAGAGAACGAGTTACCGCTCTCTTGCCTCCAAATCAATGCATGCTGTTTAATGATTGAAACTCAATGTAACTAATTAACGTACCATTGTGTGGATTGGATGACCCAGTACCACTTCAGATGCTTCCATAACGATTTCACCGAGTGTTGGATGCGCGTGGATCGTCAAGGAAATATCCTCAAGCGTAGCACCCATCTCAATAGCAAGACCGATTTCAGCAATCAGGTTCGAAGCTTCCAGACCAACGATTTGTCCGCCCAGTACAAGACCTGTTTCTTCGTCAGCAACCAGCTTCACGAAGCCTTCAGGATGTCCAAGGGAAACGGCACGACCGTTACCTGCATAAGAGAATTTACCGGATTTAACTTTGTATCCTTTCTCTTTTGCTTCTTTTTCCGTGTAACCCACGCTGGAGCACTCAGGATCAGTGAACACAACAGCTGGCATTACTTTATAATCAACAACAGACGGCATTCCTGCGATAACTTCTGCTGCTACTTTACCTTCGTAAGAAGCTTTGTGTGCAAGTGCAAGACCTGCAACGATGTCGCCGATTGCGAAGATGTGCTTATGGTTCGTACGACCTTGGTTGTCAACTTTAACGAAACCGCGCTCGTCTGTTTCAACACCGATCAGATCCAGACCAAGCTCACCATCTGTATTAGGACGACGTCCTACAGTTACGAGCAGGTAGTCAGCTGTAACTTCTTTGCTTTCGCCGTTTACGCTGTACTTAACAGTAACATCTTTATCCGTTTGCTCAGCGCTTTCTGCTTTTGCATTCGTTACGATTTCGATGCCCGTTTTCTTCATGTTCTTCGCAACAAGCGTAGTCATGTCTTTGTCAAATCCAGGAAGCACTGTATCCATACCTTCGATAATGGTTACTTTCGTTCCGAATTTGGAGTACATTTGACCAAGCTCAGCACCAATGTAGCCGCCGCCGATAACGATCATGCTTCCAGGTACTTCTTGCAGGTTCAGAGCTTCTGTTGAGGACAGAATGCGTCCGCCAAACGGGAATGGCTTCAGTTCGATTGGACGGGAACCTGTTGCGATAATTGCATTTTTGAAACGGTAACGCGGAGATTCATGATCGTTGAATACACGCGCTTCGTTTTCGTTAATGAACATGCACTCGCCGTTGAATATTTCAACTTTGTTGCCTTTAAGAAGGGAGCTTACGCCGCCAGTCATCTTTTTAACAACGCCGTTTTTGAATTCTTGCGTTTTTGTAAAGTCAACTTTGACATTCTCAGCAGTTACACCGAATTGATCTGCATGTTTTGCATTTTCAAATGCATGTGCTGCAGAGATCAAAGCTTTAGAAGGAATACAACCGCGGTTCAGACACACACCGCCAAGCTCGGATTTGTCAACGATAAGCACTTTTTGTCCAAGCTGTGCCGCACGAATTGCAGCAACATAACCACCAGGGCCAGCACCAATGACTAGAGTATCAATATCGAGAGAAGCGTCTCCTACTACCATGTTTTTATACCTCCATTACCAGCAGCTCGGGATTAGCGAGCAGGGATTTAATGTAGTTCATAAAGTTTTGAGCTGTTGCACCATCGATAATACGGTGGTCGAAG
This sequence is a window from Paenibacillus urinalis. Protein-coding genes within it:
- a CDS encoding dihydrofolate reductase — translated: MGITMIWAMSANGVIGKDNGMPWRLPKDMDFFKSQTTGHPIIMGRKTWDSLRGRALPNRRNIVLTRQELELPGAEVIHSVIEGVELAKEEELFVIGGAKVYEEFLPYADRLIVTRIHETMDGDTYISDINWDEWDLTEEIHGEKDEKNPYEFTFQFYRKKV
- a CDS encoding thymidylate synthase; this translates as MKDYQELLRDILEHGVKKEDRTGTGTISVFGRQLRFDLSKGFPLVTTKRIHLKSVIHELLWFISGDTNIRYLKENGVRIWDEWADENGDLGPVYGSQWRAWETPDGQFIDQIANVIDSIKNNPDSRRHIVSAWNVAEIEHMKLPPCHFVFQFYVAGGKLSCMLTMRSVDTFLGLPFNIASYALLTHMVAQQCDLEVGDFVWSGGDVHIYLNHLEQVNTQLAREPYPLPKLVIKRKPDSIFDYKYEDFEFENYEHHPAIKAQVSV
- the lpdA gene encoding dihydrolipoyl dehydrogenase, which translates into the protein MVVGDASLDIDTLVIGAGPGGYVAAIRAAQLGQKVLIVDKSELGGVCLNRGCIPSKALISAAHAFENAKHADQFGVTAENVKVDFTKTQEFKNGVVKKMTGGVSSLLKGNKVEIFNGECMFINENEARVFNDHESPRYRFKNAIIATGSRPIELKPFPFGGRILSSTEALNLQEVPGSMIVIGGGYIGAELGQMYSKFGTKVTIIEGMDTVLPGFDKDMTTLVAKNMKKTGIEIVTNAKAESAEQTDKDVTVKYSVNGESKEVTADYLLVTVGRRPNTDGELGLDLIGVETDERGFVKVDNQGRTNHKHIFAIGDIVAGLALAHKASYEGKVAAEVIAGMPSVVDYKVMPAVVFTDPECSSVGYTEKEAKEKGYKVKSGKFSYAGNGRAVSLGHPEGFVKLVADEETGLVLGGQIVGLEASNLIAEIGLAIEMGATLEDISLTIHAHPTLGEIVMEASEVVLGHPIHTMVR